One genomic segment of Tiliqua scincoides isolate rTilSci1 chromosome 6, rTilSci1.hap2, whole genome shotgun sequence includes these proteins:
- the ZAR1 gene encoding zygote arrest protein 1 yields the protein MATLVDEAMESYVYPSYNPYSYRYQPPKGKGGSGPWRPRGGYFSGYGGEAAAAAAAAAAAEYFDNYQRAQLKAILSQVNPNLTPRLRKANTKEVGVQVNPRQDASVQCSLGPRPLLLRRRGLEQEQGSPVSAGGGARPVRFPRTIAVYSPVASRRLTTFLEEPEPRDAPPQQPQEGVEAAAVRASWEKPPESPAEPQEQRQPRDRDEEQEPPVRKGGEEAPGEPPQPQDAQQAAEGSPQAAEKPAEQQQDAVQGKTRVRFQFLEQKYGYYHCKDCNIRWESAYVWCVQGTNKVYFRQFCRTCQKSYNPYRVEDIACQSCKQTRCTCPVKLRHVDPKRPHRQDLCGRCKGKRLSCDSTFSFKYII from the exons ATGGCCACGCTGGTGGACGAAGCCATGGAGAGCTACGTGTATCCCTCCTACAACCCCTACTCCTACCGCTACCAGCCGCCCAAGGGCAAAGGGGGGTCGGGCCCTTGGCGACCCCGGGGGGGCTACTTCTCGGGGTACGGGGGGGAGGCGGctgctgcggcggcggcggctgcagcCGCCGAATACTTCGACAACTACCAGCGGGCGCAGCTGAAGGCCATCCTGTCGCAGGTGAACCCCAACCTGACACCGCGGCTGCGCAAGGCCAACACCAAGGAGGTGGGCGTGCAGGTGAACCCGCGCCAGGACGCCTCGGTGCAGTGCTCGCTGGGGCCGCGGCCGCTGCTGCTGCGCCGGCGGGGGCTGGAGCAGGAGCAGGGCAGCCCCGTCAGCGCAGGCGGCGGCGCGCGGCCCGTGCGCTTCCCCAGGACCATCGCCGTCTACTCGCCGGTGGCCTCCCGCCGCCTCACCACCTTCCTGGAGGAGCCCGAGCCCCGCGACGCGCCCCCGCAGCAGCCGCAGGAGGGCGTCGAGGCGGCTGCGGTGCGTGCCAGCTGGGAGAAGCCCCCGGAGAGCCCCGCCGAGCCGCAGGAGCAGCGCCAGCCTCGGGACAGGGACGAGGAGCAGGAGCCGCCCGTGCGTAAAGGCGGCGAGGAGGCGCCCGGGGAGCCCCCGCAGCCGCAGGACGCGCAGCAGGCGGCCGAGGGCTCCCCCCAGGCGGCGGAGAAGCCCGCGGAGCAGCAGCAAGACGCGGTCCAGGGCAAGACCCGCGTGCGCTTCCAG TTCCTAGAGCAGAAGTATGGCTATTATCACTGCAAGGATTGCAACATTCGTTGGGAGAGTGCCTATGTTTGGTGTGTGCAAGGCACGAACAAG GTTTACTTTCGGCAGTTCTGCCGGACATGCCAGAAATCCTACAATCCCTACCGTGTGGAGGATATTGCATGCCAA AGTTGTAAGCAGACAAGGTGCACTTGCCCTGTGAAACTGCGCCATGTAGACCCGAAGAGACCTCATCGGCAGGATCTCTGTGGAAGATGCAAAGGCAAACGTCTCTCATGTGATAGTACATTTAGTTTCAAATACATTATTTGA
- the SLC10A4 gene encoding sodium/bile acid cotransporter 4 — protein sequence MENGTGSPFPPRPDLATASPSDGSSASPSPSPAAPTFFLPWEGAGRSPPFWDTPLNQGLSVFVGLALCVTMLGLGCTVELAQLGAQLRRPLGLLLALLCQFGVMPFVAFLLALLFALDEVAAVAVLLCGCCPGGNLSNIMSLLVNGDMNLSIIMTTSSTLLALLLMPLCLWIYSRAWINTPLVRLLPLGAVTLTLCSTLLPIGLGVIIRYRYTRLADILLKVSLWSLLVTLVILFILTGTMLGPELLATIPPTVYVVALLMPLAGYGCGYGIATLFHLPPHCKRTVSLETGCQNVQLCTAILKLTFPPQLIGSMYMFPLLYALFQAAEAGLFVLAYKIYGKDFYKQEPLVGEEEETTDISYKKLKEEEVPDTSYGTVTAEGHGPVLMEPTQTAL from the exons ATGGAGAATGGCACGGGCAGCCCCTTCCCCCCGCGCCCGGACCTCGCCACCGCCAGCCCCTCGGACGGCAGCAgcgccagccccagccccagcccggcGGCGcccaccttcttcctgccctgGGAGGGCGCCGGCCGCAGCCCCCCGTTCTGGGACACGCCGCTGAACCAGGGCCTGAGCGTCTTCGTGGGGCTGGCGCTGTGCGTGACCATGCTGGGCTTGGGCTGCACCGTGGAGCTGGCGCAGCTGGGCGCGCAGCTCCGCCGGCCCCTGGGCTTGCTCTTGGCGCTGCTCTGCCAGTTTGGGGTCATGCCCTTcgtggccttcctgctggccctGCTCTTCGCCCTCGACGAGGTGGCCGCCGTGGCCGTCCTGCTCTGCGGCTGCTGCCCCGGAGGGAACCTCTCCAACATCATGTCCCTCCTGGTCAACGGGGACATGAAcctcag TATCATCATGACCACGTCATCCACCCTGCTCGCTCTTCTCTTGATGCCTCTTTGCCTGTGGATATACAGCCGTGCCTGGATCAATACACCACTGGTGCGCCTCTTGCCCTTAGGTGCCGTCACCCTGACCTTGTGCAGCACTCTGCTCCCCATTGGCCTTGGGGTTATCATCCGATACCGATACACCAGGTTGGCAGACATTCTCctgaag GTTTCCTTGTGGTCTCTGCTGGTTACCCTGGTGATCCTTTTCATTCTCACGGGCACCATGCTGGGTCCTGAACTGCTGGCCACTATTCCTCCCACTGTCTATGTGGTCGCCTTGCTGATGCCCTTGGCAGGCTATGGATGCGGCTACGGCATAGCAACCTTATTTCACTTGCCACCCCACTGCAAGAGGACTGTgtcattggagactggctgcCAGAACGTGCAGCTCTGTACCGCTATACTCAAGCTGACGTTCCCTCCACAGCTCATTGGGAGCATGTACATGTTTCCCTTACTCTATGCCCTCTTCCAGGCTGCAGAAGCCGGTCTGTTTGTGTTAGCCTACAAGATATACGGCAAGGATTTCTACAAGCAAGAGCCTCTAgtaggggaagaagaagaaacaacGGATATTTCTTACAAGAAACTCAAGGAAGAAGAAGTTCCAGATACTTCTTATGGCACAGTAACAGCTGAGGGGCATGGCCCAGTGCTTATGGAACCTACACAGACTGCTCTCTAG